The proteins below come from a single Tigriopus californicus strain San Diego chromosome 3, Tcal_SD_v2.1, whole genome shotgun sequence genomic window:
- the LOC131877607 gene encoding beta-1,3-galactosyl-O-glycosyl-glycoprotein beta-1,6-N-acetylglucosaminyltransferase-like, giving the protein MSLPLYRMCLWPLKRGRKLLAFALVYLAVSILYFFVIGWSDSSALETFPLDNQNFLQRDLDARDTLVNALSLVSCSNSQSFNNDTLRRQFRQYLTESAIINRTRNCNSYFKIIQTLAFEDITPEERDYPIAYGHLINGQVGTFELYLAVHFRPWDTHCIHVDPKANEATHQAIEGLVRCYREKFKGTSFFIAKHPVPVIWQDESVLRADLICLQQSIHKNEHWKMYLNLASSELPLMSHQEFRKQLAQANTNVIDVGPNENSERQTRLMGIRRGGPDETNLEREWMGENPYAPPCNIMIMKGYKNAALTREFASFVLNHRVSLEYFNWLKNTECPDEHYYSTLATLEVESEVNQTQDKPHKLTLKQNLKDDGPFSDKTCYRKFEWIGGWAQKKSEEPDGPEEDRTVFLDRCNLVEDTCQDVKYIYSPPSAPDDEVHNWLGHNWLGQVCLRKSLWYYPECKGRQIRRMCHFGVEDLDLVRKGNCLFGNKFNINVDVAAIMCQIKELRTKANEVDPSLSH; this is encoded by the exons ATGAGTTTGCCCTTGTATCGCATGTGCTTGTGGCCTTTGAAGAGAGGACGGAAATTGCTAGCATTTGCGCTAGTGTACCTGGCGGTTTCAATACTCTATTTTTTCGTGATTGGTTGGTCGGATTCGTCCGCTCTGGAAACGTTCCCCTTAGATAACCAGAATTTCCTCCAACGGGACCTGGACGCCAGAGACACTTTAGTCAATGCTCTCTCGCTTGTGAGTTGTTCCAATAGTCAGTCTTTTAACAATGACACTTTGAGGCGACAGTTTCGGCAATATCTAACTGAGTCGGCCATCATTAATCGAACTCGCAATTGTAATTCCtacttcaaaatcatccaaaccCTGGCCTTTGAGGATATCACTCCCGAGGAACGGGACTATCCGATTGCTTATGGCCATCTCATCAACGGACAAGTGGGCACGTTCGAGCTGTACCTCGCGGTCCACTTTCGTCCCTGGGACACCCACTGCATTCATGTGGACCCCAAGGCCAACGAAGCCACGCATCAGGCCATTGAGGGCTTAGTCCGTTGTTACAGGGAGAAGTTCAAAGGCACCTCGTTCTTCATCGCCAAGCACCCTGTGCCGGTGATTTGGCAAGACGAATCCGTGCTACGAGCCGACTTGATCTGCCTGCAGCAATCCATACACAAGAATGAGCATTGGAAGATGTATTTGAACTTGGCCTCGTCCGAGTTGCCTTTGATGTCGCACCAAGAGTTTCGCAAGCAACTGGCCCAGGCCAATACTAATGTGATCGATGTAGGGCCCAACGAGAACTCGGAGCGGCAAACTCGACTCATGGGGATCAGAAG AGGTGGTCCGGATGAAACCAACCTTGAGCGGGAGTGGATGGGCGAGAACCCGTACGCTCCACCCTGCAATATCATGATCATGAAAGGCTACAAGAATGCAGCACTCACCAGAGAGTTTGCCTCCTTCGTTTTGAACCATCGGGTCTCTTTGGAATATTTCAATTGGTTGAAGAACACGGAGTGTCCAGATGAGCACTATTACTCCACTTTGGCCACTTTAGAAGTGGAGAGTGAGGTCAACCAAACCCAGGACAAGCCCCATAAACTCACGTTGAAACAGAATCTTAAAGACGATGG ACCATTCAGCGACAAAACCTGTTATCGCAAGTTCGAATGGATCGGTGGATGGGCGCAGAAGAAATCCGAGGAACCCGATGGTCCCGAAGAAGATCGAACCGTGTTTTTGGACCGTTGTAACTTGGTGGAGGACACCTGTCAAGACGTCAAATACATTTACTCACCTCCCTCGGCTCCCGATGATGAGGTTCATAATTGGCTAGGGCACAATTGGTTGGGGCAAGTGTGTCTTCGAAAGAGCCTTTGGTATTATCCGGAGTGCAAAGGTCGGCAAATCCGCCGGATGTGCCATTTTGGCGTCGAAGACTTAGACCTGGTTCGCAAGGGAAACTGTCTCTTTGGCAATAAGTTCAATATCAATGTGGATGTAGCGGCCATCATGTGTCAAATCAAGGAGCTCCGAACCAAAGCCAACGAGGTCGATCCGTCTCTTagtcattga